The sequence TGGTCATCCTCATGGTCGGCGGGCATTATACGTATGCGCGCGTGCCGGGCTTTGAATGGCTGGGCGAAGGACGCAACAATTACGACAAGATCGGTCATTTCGCGCAAGGATTCATCCCCGCCATGATCATGCGCGAGCTTCTGATTCGCACGTCGGATCTGAAGCCGGGCAAATGGATGGCGGTCGTGATTGTCTTTTCCTGTCTTGGCATCAGCGCGGTATACGAACTGATCGAATGGGGCGCCGCCGTCATGCTCGGTCAGGGCGCGGATGAATTCCTCGGCACGCAAGGCGATGTCTGGGACACGCAAAAAGATATGGGCATGGCCGGCATCGGCGCGTGCGCGGCGCTGCTCCTGCTGTCAAGACCGCATGACAAGGCGCTCTCGCGCCTTTAACGCAGGGCGCGCACCCCGCCGAGAACCGCTCCGCGTCGAGCGGTCCTCGCGGTGCCCGGTGCTACCGGGCGCAGGTGAACAGGTTGTTGCTGACGTGGATGCCGCTCATCGCGTACCCGCCAGTCCCGCACACGTGCATGGGATAGGAGTCGTTCGTGCCGGGGCTCCCATCCACATACTCGGAGACGACGCTCGTTCCGGGGTACTGGCAGGCCAGGTAGTCATTGCTGACGTGCAGGCCGACCATGACGCTGCCGTAGGGACAGGCATGCATCGCGTTGCGCCTGCCGCCCGCATCCAGGAAGCGGGAGCCGCTCGTGGAGGAGAGCTGGGCGCACTTGAAGACGTCCTTGCTGAGGTGCGCGCCAATCATGGCGTAGCCGGTAGGGCAGCAATGCATGGTGCTTCCACCGACGGTGCAACGCGTCCCCGCGTCGTAGACCACCCAGCCCGTGAAGGAGAGCGACGACTTCGCCACCTCCACGTCGAACTCCGCTCCCTCTTCTTCTGGTGCGGCGCCGCAGCCGGCGAGCATCGTGACCGCGGCCAAAGCCACCACTGCTGAAGACGCCCCCTCGAAAAATCGCTTCATTGATTCATTCCCCATTCATGTGACGACAGGTTCACCTGGGGCGCGATGTGCCTCCCCAGCCCAATGCCCGCCCGTACGTCTGGGTAGGTATTTTCAAGTTATTCTGAATTTTACTGATAATCAAGAAGACCCCTCACCCGGGGTGAAGGCTTGCGTCGGTTCGAGGTGCCGCCGCATCGCGTCTTGCTTCGTTCTTGGCCTCGCTGGAGGGATATGTTGGGGGCGCCGCGCTCGTGGCGTCCGAGGAGCACGCTGCCATGTCATCCTCTGATGAAACTTCCCGGAACACGCCGGTCAGGGCGCACGGACCTGGCGCGATGAGCCGTCCGGCCGCTCCGGGGTGGAGCCTCGCGGCACTGCTTTCGCTGATGGCCTTCTTGTGCCTGGAGAGCGTTAGCCTCCTGCTTCCCATCCATCCCTATGACTGGGCGGAAGCACCCGATTTGAGAGCCCAGGTGAGCGCCGACGCGGTGTTCGTGGTGGTCTGGCTGGCCGGGGTCGCGAGCTGCCTGGCGGCGCTGTCTCTCGTCATCGCGTTGAGCCTGCGGGGGATTGGCAGGTCCCGACGCGTGGGCCTCGTCGTCAGCGGGCTGCTGGCCCTGTCTCTGGGGGCCGCCCGGCTCGCGGAGGTCCTTCCGGAGTATCAAGGCTGACCCCCGGCGTTGCAGAGGCGCTGCGGGCCTGAATCACAGGGCCCGGGGGCCAAGGGTGGTCTCACGGGCCATGCCGTGGAGGCGGCGGGGCGAGGTGGCGGTCCAGCCGAGGATGAGCAGCCGCGGCACGCGGATGCGATCCGCCACGAGGAAGGCGGAGGCGTCTTCTCCACCGGCCTGGCGCACAGCTCGCGGTGCCCGTCAGCGTCCCTCCTCGGCACCTCTGCACCCGCCCCCCGCAGCAGGTCTTCTATTCGCCCGATGCGTATGCGTCGCTGATGCAGTTGAAGCAGGCGGTCCGACTAGAAATAGCCACCGTCATCAGGAGGGTCCTCATGACCGTCGTTATCAGGAGGTTCCTTCTGCGCAGGTGACACCTGGGGGAACGGAGGGGCAGCCGTCTTGCAGTACTTCTTCGAAATACTATTGATGTCCGCTGGATTCTTTTTGACGTCGTTGACACCCTTGCATGCCTGCAGTTGACTCTCGCAGAGCTTTTGGCGGTCAGCATTGGCTTTCGCGAACCCACTGGAACACGACTTCTTTTGCTCAATGCAGGCGTTCCAGCACGCTGCCGTGAGTTCCTCTGGCTTGTGTAGGTAGTCGAGTCTGGCGACGGCGTCGGGCCAGTCAGTGCCTTTGCCGACGTAGAGCTTGAGGTGGTACCCGGCCGCATGTTTCCCCTTGTTATCGTGGCACGACACGGCGGGGGCCTTGATTCCGCCCAGGGGATATCTGGTATTCGGTGACTTCTTCGCCACGCTCGCGGGCACCGACGGCAGAACGCAGAGGCTGTCGGGGCGCTTGCTCTTCGGGGTCGGCTCAGAAGCGAAAGAGAGAGCGGCAAACGAAAGCGTGAACACGGCGCTCAGAGACATCAGACTCTTCTTCATCAGGTGCCCTCTGTAAATCCTCGTTCAGCAACACATCTCACGCTATCATCATGACATGAGCACAGGTCGTGTCATGGGATTGGCGGCGCGTGTCGCCCTGCTGGCGGTGTGGGGCTGTGTCCTCGGCGTGTCGTGTGTGAAGCGACCCGTGGACTACGCACGGGAACAGGCGCGAACCCTCGCGCCAGCGAAGTTGGAGTCCTCGTCGCAGCCCTCGACGGGGCCGGTCCGGAAGATTCGGGTCCGGGTCTACGCGGACTCGGACTATCGGGAGCAGGTGGTGCGCTGGCGAAGCAGCGTCGTGTCCCAGTTGCAGCGCGCGAGCTCGGTGATGCAGGGGCAACTGGGCGTTGTCTTCGAGCTTGAGTCGACGCGCGAGTGGGCGCATCGAGGTGTCGAGGGCGAGTTGGAGGGTTCTCTGACCGCGCTGGAGCTGAGGGACCCGGGCGAGGACGTGGACCTGGTGGTCGGCTTCGTCTCCGCGCTCAAGCTCTTCTCCTCCGCGCAGCATGAGCTGGGCATGGCCCGGCTGTTCGGGCGCCACTGCGTGCTGCGTGAGATGGGAAACGCGGAGGAGGTCCGCGCCATCATGGAGGGGCTGATCCACCTGCCCCAGGACGAGCGGCAGACGCTCTACGAGGAGCGGAAGATGCACAAGGAGACGTCCATCTTCCTCCACGAGTGGGCGCACACGCTGGGGGCATTCCACGTGCGCAACTCGCACTGGATGATGTTCCCGAGCTACGCACCGAGTCAGTCGGCCTTCACACCGCAGACCCTGGCGTTGCTCAAGACCAGCCTTCGCCATGCCTCGGCGGGTCGTCGCGATGACGCCGCCGCGCGGGCCTGGGCGACCGAGCTGGGGGCACTGCTGGCCTCGACGTCCTCGCCGGACTGGGAGGGACCGGAGAAGGAGGCTGTCGTCGAATGGCTCGCGAAGGTCCGCGAGGGCAAGGCGCCGCTGGTCGTTCACCAGCCCCAGGCCCCCCTTCCTCCAGAGGACCGGCGCCGGCTCGACGAGATCCTCGCGCTTGAGAAGGCGGGACGCGTGGAGGTCGCCGCCCAGCAGATGGAGCCCCTCGCGCGACGCTATCCGGAGGACTTCTTCGTCCAAAGGGTGGCCTGCTACCTGGACACGCGGGTCGCCCCCAAGTTGCCGGCGACCCGGGAGAAGTGCGAGGCCGTCGCCGAGAAGTTCCCCTCCGAGCCCGCCCCCTTGTTCTTCCTTGCGTCCCTGGCCCTCCAACAGGGGCAGCACCTGGAGGCGCAAGGCCAGCTCGTGCGGGCGCGGCAACGGATGGAAGCGAACCCTGGAACACCGCCGGAAGTCTGGGGAGATCTCGCGGCCTTCTTCAAGGAGACCTCCTCGGTCACGTGGGCGGAGCAGGCCACCCAGAAGGCGGGCAATGACTCTCGGACCGAGCAACTGCGGACCTGGGCTCGGCAGGCTCGACGCTGGAAGGCGCTGCCAGTGGATGCCTCCGTGAGCGGTGTCGCGGTGGAGCGGGAGGGCGAGTTCATCCGCGCGGCGAAGGACGTCGAGGACTCCCTCGATAAGGGGTCGGCGACGAAGGTGCAGGCACGACTCACCTGGCTGAGGCGGGAGTTCCCGCGCGCGGCGGTGCTGCACGTGTTGGACTGCGAAGGCCACCTGCGCGCTGGCAGGACGGGGCCTGCGAAAGCGGCGTGTCGGCAGGCCGTGGCCGCGTACGAGGAGGCGGTGCAGGCGCACTTCATCCTGGGATGGTTGGCCTCCGAGTCGGGTCCCCGAGAGGAGGCGCGTACCCACCTGGAGCGTGTCGTGGCGCTGGAGCCCTTGCACAAGCAGGCGTGGCAACTCCTGGCGGAGCAGTACCGCGCCGTGGGGATGGCGGAGGCGCTGAAGACGCTCCAGGGGCGCTATCGTGAGCAGTTCGCCCAGGAACTGCGCTGAGGCGCGGCGCCGTCCTCACCCATGCGCTGGCGCTCCTCGCGCCGCCACCCGCCATGGGCTCTGTGCCGGGTGCGCATTCCCGCCTGGCTTGGAGGGGAGGGCGGGCGCAGGGCAGGGACCCGCGCTCACAGGGCCCGGAGGGCCCACTCGTGCGCCGCTTCGATGAAGAGGCGCAGCGGGGTGGAGCGCCGCGAGCGGCTGCTCAGCTCCGGGCGGCCGGCGGCGGCATGGGGGGCGCGGTGCGCTGCCACGCCTCCAGCTCCTGCACGCGCCCCAGCCAGGCCCGGAGGTTCGCGTAGCCTTCGAGGGGCAGGCGCGCCGGGCCCGCGAGGGCGAACGACGCGGCGAGCGAGAGGTCCGCGAGCGTCAGGCGCTCCTGAGTCACCCACGTCCTGCCCGCCAGGTGGGAGTCCAGCACGGGCGCGGTCTGCGCGAAGAGGGCCTCGCCGCGCGCGACCTCGGCGGGGTCCGGCGGCCCGCGGCCGGTGCGCTGCTTCACGAAGTTCTCCTGGACGAGCACGGTGTTCGCCGGGGCCATGTGGGCCGAGCACCAGAACAGCCAGCGGTTCACGTCGGCGCGGCCCTGCGCGTCCGTCGGGAGCAGGGTCTGCCCCGGGGTCTTCTCGGCGAGGTACACCATGATGGCGCGCGACTCCCAGAGCACGAAGCCGCCGTCGTCCAGGACGGGGACGCGCCCGTTGGGGTTGATGCCCAGGTACGACGTCTCGCGCTGCTTGCCCGTGGTGAGGTCCACCACGATGCGCTCGAGGGGAATGTCGAGGTGGGCGGCCACGAGCAGCACGCGGCGCGAGTTTCCGGACAGGGGGTGGAAGTAGAGCTTCAAGACGAACCTCTGGGATGGCACGGGTGGAGGGGGAGGACCTATCCACCCGGAGTGACAAGGGTCTGTCAGGTATCCCTGGCAGGAACCGCTCACGTCCCGAACTACAGCTCCTCGTCCTTGCAGAGGTCGTCCTGTAGCTCGCTCAGCGCCTTCCGGGCGCGCATGGGCTGGCAGGTGTTCGCCAGGAAGTACGACGAAGCGCCCACGGTCGCCGCCTTGAGCTTCGGGCCCAGCGCGGACCAGCAGCGCTCGAAGGCCACCTTCGTCGCCTGGACCGCGCGAGGGTCCTCCTTGGGAAGGCCGAGCGCCGCGATGACCGTCTCGGCGAGCGCCGCGTCCTTGCAGGCGCTGACGTCCTTGCCGCCTCCCACCGCCAACGCGAAGAGCGGCATCGCCACGTAGGCGAAGTGCCCCTGCTTCACGAGGTGCGCGGCCTGGAGCGCCGCTTCGGGCCCCAGGTCCGGCGTGAGCTCCAGGAAGGTGTCGATGCAACCGCGCCGGTCGCGTTCGAGGCATCGCTGGAGGTCCTTGCTCGCGCCCTGATCGCGGGCGGTGGCGAAGCGCGGTGCCTTGGGGAGGAAGGCATACCGCCGGCCCAGCGCGCGCGCCCGCTGTGTGGCGGCGAACGGCTCCTTGTCGCTGGGGGCGAGGGTCTCCACGTCGGCCGCCGCCGCGTCGGTGACCAGGGCCCGCCACGCGTCGGTGCGCTTGGGCGCGGGGAGGTCCTCCGCGCGCTCCAGCAGCTCCGCCCAGGCCTTCTGCGAGGCCAGGGTCTGGAGGTCCTCCAGCGTCACCGGCTCCCGGGCCACCGCGTCCGCCGCGAAGAGACAGGCGGCCACCACGAGTCGACGGATCATCGGGAGAGGTTCCTGTCCAGGACCGCGGGCCCTTCGGCCGCGCCCTTCGGGGTGGTGGTGAAGGTGAGCGTGTCTTTGCCGCGCTCCAGCCCGAGCGTCGGACCGAAGCGGCAGACCAGCGACGTGACGGTCTTCACCGAGGCGCAGTGGGCCTGGGCGCGGCTTGCGAGCGGAGCACAGGCGGCCCACACGTCCAACTCCGCCATCACCTCGTCGCTGAAGCTCTTCCATTCGAAGGTGAAGGTGGAGGAAGTGCCGCAGGCCTTGTTCAACGCGGCGACGGCTTCACCCGCGCGGGCCGTGTATTTCTTCTCCAGGTGGGGCCAGGCCTTCTTCTGGAAGGCGGCGATCCGCCCCGACTCCAGTTGCTGCTGGTGCGCGGTGAGCACCTCCGCGGTGGAGGCCTCGTCCGTCGCGTCCTGGTTGAACTTGACGGGGAACGCCTGCACTCCGGGCAGGACTGCCTCATAGCGCCCGTCGCGCTGGAGGAGGATGACGTAGTCGCCTCCCCGGTGGCGGGTCACATAGTCGGCGCCTCGTGAGTGTCTCTTCAGGGTGGCGCGCAGCGCGATGCCGTCCTCTTCGGAGTCGGTGCCGCGCACGCGGATCAAGACTTCGGATGCCGTGCGCGGCTCCAACGTGACGACCTCCACGCTCTGGCCGTCGGTGCCCCGGTAGACCTTGCCCGCCACCGCTTCCAGGGAGTGCGCCGCCGTCGTCGCGAGGATCGCCGCCAGCATGAGCGCGGGAGCAAGGGTCCGGGGCATGCTCAGTTGAACGCCTTCTCGAGCGTGGCCTTGGTGTTGTCGCCGAGGTTCGCGTGGCCCTTGGAGGACATGTGGTACGTGAACACGCCCTTGTCGAGCGACATGTTGCGCAGCGTCGCGTCGTTGGAGCCGTCCTTCTTCTCCACGGGCTTCACGCCGCCGAACAGGCACGCAACGCCGGTCACCTTCTTGGCGATGACCTTCTTGTACGCGGGGCGGTTTTCACACATGGACCCGATCTCCTGGATGACCGCCTCACAGTACGAGCTGAAGCTCGTGCCCGACCAATCGTCGGTCTTGAAGTTCTGGAAGTCGGTCTTCACCTCGAGCTTGGTGCCGCACTTGTCGTTGGTCGCCTTCAGGTCGTCCTCGATCTCTTCCTCCAACTTGGCCTTGGCTTCTTCCTGGGCGGGCTTGAGGTCTTCTTCGGCGAAGGCGGACGTCGACAGCAGGGTCACGACCGCGAACACATGCTTCAGGGACATGGAGAACTTCCTCGTGGGATGGACGGCAATCCCGGAGTCTCCCGGTGGACAGGTCTTGAAGCAAGCAGCAGGGACGTGCCTTCCTGCGTCAATCCAGCCTTTGAAATCACCTGGAGGTGGGACGGTTCAGCCAGCTCAACGGCTACCCGGCGACCCGGTTCCACGAAGCGCGCTGCCCCTGTGGGGCACCCACCTTCACTCTGGAGCAGGACGACGACGAGGGCGTCGCGAGGAGGACCTGCAAGGGCTGTGGCGCGGTCCAGTGGGTAGAGGACAGCGCCGAGTACGCCGACACCGCGGACCTCCAACGCAGCGAGTGCCTCTGTGGCGCGGGGCCGGGCTCTGCGAGTCCGAACTTGCTGGGATGGATCTTGGGCTGGTGTAAGCGTCAGGCCGGAAACAGTTTTGACGTAGGGCGTCTGTCATTGTCTCCCGGTACGCGCTTCTGCTTCGAGGCGTGCCTGTCCTTCGCGCAGGCACATTCCCACACCCAGGAGTGCCGATGAACGCGCTGAAGAAGTCCCTTCTCGCCGTCGCCGCTGTCCTCGCCGTGGCCCCCGCGTCCGCCTTTGCTCTTCCACTACAGTGCTATGATACCTGCGAGGGTATTTGCGACGACCCCTGTTTCCTGGGGATCCGCCTCACCACCTGTGGCGCGGCGGGCTACTGCTTCCAGCCCGCGCAGCCTTCGCAGGAGAACGCTTCGGTCTCCTCCGAGCAGAGCCAGCGCTCCGACGACACCGCGCCGGTTTGCGACGCCGAGCATCCGGGCGCGGAGCAGGCTGAGAGCTGAGCGGTCTTGAGCGTCCACGAGGCCCGGCATCGCGTCCGGGCCTCGTGGTTTCAAGGCCGGAGTGCCTCAGCCCATCTGAACTGCGCGGTCAGTCCAGACGGCCCCTGAGCGATGGCTCGAGCTGTTGCAGCATCTCTCGGGCCTGCTCTTCCTCCGTCAGGTGCCGCTCGTAGCGCAGCCGACCCGCCGCGAGCTCCCAGCAGTCGAGAATGTCCTCGCACTGCGTCAGGATGGCGTACCAGCGCGCATCCTCGAGCAGCGGCGCGGCACTCTCGAGGATGCGATGCGCCAGTTCGTACTGCGCGTACACCATGTCAGCGCCGGCCGGCATGAACTCGAGGTAGAGCGCGGCAGGCAGCCGCGGGGCGCTGTCACTCGGGAGGAAGCGCAGCCCACGACGGCCGGCCCCCGGCTCGAACAACCCGATTGCGTTGCGCGGCGGTCCCCCTCCCATGTCCGGGTTCCGCGCCAGCGCCTCGGTCACCAATCGCCGCGCCTTCTCCTCGCGTCCTGCCCGGACGGGTAGCACGGCGGTCCATCGGGTGTGGACCGGAGCAACCTGCCAGACGCGGACGGTATGCATCAGCGAGGACCCGAGCCCCTCCGGGTGCGCCGAGGTCGCCTTGCGGCCGGGCTGATTTCGCCTTGATGCGTTCAATCCCTCTCCTGACGCCGCCCCGGATGTCCCTCCGGGGCGGCGTGCGTGGACTACGGGGAGTAGACGACGGTGAGCGTGGCGTTCGCACCGTCCTTCACGAAGAGGTAGGCCGTCGCCGCGGGATTCTGGGCGAAGCGCAGGCGCAGCTGCGTCCGGCCCCGCGTGTTGACTGCGGACGCCCCCGCCCCCGCGAAGTCCGTGGAGCGGATGGTGCCCGAGGTGAACTTCGCGACGCCCGCCACGGCGCTCGCGGTCGCGGAGGCGCCCCAGTCGCCCGTCTCCGTCGCGGCCGCGTTGAAGGTGCCCGTGGCCACGTCGATGACGAGCGTGTTGCCCGCGGGGCTGGCCCAGGGGTCTCCGGAGCCGGACGAATAGGAGAGGGTCAGGAACGCCTGGGTGATGCTGGCGGTGTCCGGCAGGCTGGACGTGTCGAATGACAGCAGGGGGCGGTTGTGCTTGCCGTCCACCCCCCGTCCGAGCGCCAGGCCCGTGAGCGTCCCGAGCTCCGCCGCGCTCCCGTCCGCGTTCGCCTTCACGTAGCCATCCTCCGCCGCGATGCTGGTGAAGCTGACCGTCGTCGGCGTCGTCCCGCCGTTGCTCACCGTGACGGACGTGTCCGCGTCCAGCGCGGAGTTCCCCGCCGCATCGAACGCCCGGGCCCCCAGCACATGCGAGCCGTTGGCGACCGTCGTGGTGTTCCAGCTGAACACATGGGGCGCCGTGCTGGCCGTGCCCACGAGGTTCCCATCCACGTAGAAGTCCACCCGCGCGACGCCGACATTGTCGGAAGCGCTCGCGGTCACCGTCACGGTGCCACTCACCGTGGCGCCGGAGACGGGCGCCGTCACGTTCACCGTGGGCGCGGTGGTGTCATCCGGCGGAGTGCTGGTCTCCGTGAGCCCGAAGAAGAGCGCCTGGTGATACACGCCACAGAGGTTCACGTCGGACTGGTACGCGCCCGTCGCGCCACAGGCGGTGCTGCTCCCAGGAAAGCTGTACTGCGGATCCACCGGGACGGCGTGACCCATGCCGGTGAGCTCATAGGTCTCCACCAGCGCCGTGCCCGCGCTGTCCCGGTACACCTTGTGCGGGAAGCCCCCCACGGTGTCCGTCGTGTCCGGCGTCTGGTCGATGCCGTGCACCTGGGTCCACTGCTTCATGGACTCGGTGAGGTTGGCGGGCCTCACCGTGAAGTCATTCGTGCCATGCCAGATGGAGACGCGCGGCCGGGGACCCGTGTAGCCCGGGTATGCGTTGCGCACGAGGTCCGCCCACGCCGCGGGCGTCTTGCTGATGCCGGGGCTCATGCAGCTGAAGCCCTCAGTCATGGAGTTGGCGCACCGGTACGGACCGCCCGAGTTGATGGCGCCCGCCGCGAAGACGTCCGGGTAGGTGGCCAACATGGCGGGAACCATGAAGCCTCCCGCGGAGAAGCCCGTGACGAACACCCGCGCCGGGTCGATGGAGTAGGCGGCCTTCATGGCGTCCACCATCTGCTTGATGGACAGCGCCTCACCCGCGCCGCGCGCGATGTCCCCCGGCTCGAACCAGTTGAAGCAGCTGGTGGGGTTGTTGCTGCTCGGCTGCTGCGCGTAGACGACGTAGAACTTGTAGACGTTCGACGCCGCGGTCCACCCACCGGGCTCCACGCCCGCGGCATTCTGCGTGCACCCGTGCAACACCACCACCAGCGGTGCATTGGCCGGCACGCCCGCGGGCACCTGCCGGAACATCTGGAGGTTGCCAGGGTTGGACCCGAAGCCCGTCACCTGCGTCAGCCCCTGCTCCACCTGCTCGACCTGGGGGACGACGGTGTCCGGCGCTTCGGCTCCCAGCGGGCCGCAGCCGGCGGTCGCCGCGATGGCCAACGCCGCGACGCGAAACCAGGGGACGTGCGTGAACCACCCAAGACGACGAATGCCTCGACCGTGCATGGTGCCTCCCTGGCCGCCACGGGGGAGGAGGGTGGGCGGCCGAGTTCATCGTTCATCTTTCATCTAGGGGTCGGGTGACCCGGCCGCCGGCAAGCTCTTGAGGAACGCCTCCAGCGCCGCGTTGAACGGCACCGGGCAGTCGAGCTGTACCGTGTGGCCACACCCTTCAAGTCCCACCAGCTTCGAGCCCGGGATGCGCGCGTGGCCGTATTCGAAGATGTCCCGCGGGAAGCCACCGTGCAGGAACGGGTTGGGAATCAGTCGGTCCGCCTCCCCGAAGATGATGATGCTGGGGGCGGTGATGCGGTGGAGGTTGTCGCGCACGAAGTCGTCGTTGGCGAGCCCCCGCACCGAGCGCACGTTGGCATAGGCATACGCGTCGAACTCGGGCGACTTCGCCAGCCGCACGCGCTCCTCGATGAGCCACTCCAGCTCCGGTCGCCAGTGCTGGAAGTTGGCCTGCCGCACGCTGCCCCGGATGCCGTACTCGGGTGCGGACTTGATGAACTCCGTGCTCATCACCCGCGCGAACCAGTCCTTCTCCTTCTGGGAGAACTTCTCGAAGCCCGCGGGCGACACCAGCACCACCCCCGACGGCTCGTCCGGGTAGCGGATGGCGTACGACAGCGCCGTCTGCCCTCCCATGGAGTGGCCCACCAGGATGGGATGCTCGACGCCCAGGCTCCGCGTCAGCTCACGCACCGCGTCCGCCATGGCCTCCATGGTGTACGGAAAGGAGCCGGGCTTGTCGGACTTGCCATACCCGGGCAGGTCCACTGCGACGACGTGGTAGCCCGCACGCTGGAGCGCGTCGAGCTGCGCGCTCCAGAACTTCAGGTAGCTGCCCAGGCCATGGATGAGCACCACGGTGCGCGCGCCGGGCGCGGCGGGCAGCTCCACGTAGGCCATCTGCGGCACGCGCGCCATGCCGTAGGTGGCCGCCGTCTCGGGCAGGGCCACCCGCTTCAGCGGCCAGGGCTCCTTCGCCCCGGGCGACGCGTAGTCCAGGTCCTGGAACGCCAGCGGCGGCGCGCTGGCGTACGAGCGCACGCAGCCGGTGGAGGAACCCAGCCCCGCCACGAGCAGCAGGGCCTTGAGGGCGCGGAAGGGGCTCATGGTCAGAACGCGTACCAGGTGAAGGTGGTGAAGGCGGCGAAGGGGTTGTTCTTCACCGTCGTGGAGCCGTCATAGAAGGCGCCGCGGAACAGGTAGCCGGCGTGCAGGCCCACCGTCATGAGGT is a genomic window of Corallococcus exiguus containing:
- a CDS encoding alpha/beta fold hydrolase yields the protein MSPFRALKALLLVAGLGSSTGCVRSYASAPPLAFQDLDYASPGAKEPWPLKRVALPETAATYGMARVPQMAYVELPAAPGARTVVLIHGLGSYLKFWSAQLDALQRAGYHVVAVDLPGYGKSDKPGSFPYTMEAMADAVRELTRSLGVEHPILVGHSMGGQTALSYAIRYPDEPSGVVLVSPAGFEKFSQKEKDWFARVMSTEFIKSAPEYGIRGSVRQANFQHWRPELEWLIEERVRLAKSPEFDAYAYANVRSVRGLANDDFVRDNLHRITAPSIIIFGEADRLIPNPFLHGGFPRDIFEYGHARIPGSKLVGLEGCGHTVQLDCPVPFNAALEAFLKSLPAAGSPDP
- a CDS encoding DUF2238 domain-containing protein; amino-acid sequence: MRTPIACLAIVIAVFAWSAIAPYERSTWWMEVAPALIALPLLFATYKKFPLTTLLYVLIAVHMVILMVGGHYTYARVPGFEWLGEGRNNYDKIGHFAQGFIPAMIMRELLIRTSDLKPGKWMAVVIVFSCLGISAVYELIEWGAAVMLGQGADEFLGTQGDVWDTQKDMGMAGIGACAALLLLSRPHDKALSRL
- a CDS encoding glutathione S-transferase family protein yields the protein MKLYFHPLSGNSRRVLLVAAHLDIPLERIVVDLTTGKQRETSYLGINPNGRVPVLDDGGFVLWESRAIMVYLAEKTPGQTLLPTDAQGRADVNRWLFWCSAHMAPANTVLVQENFVKQRTGRGPPDPAEVARGEALFAQTAPVLDSHLAGRTWVTQERLTLADLSLAASFALAGPARLPLEGYANLRAWLGRVQELEAWQRTAPPMPPPAARS
- a CDS encoding extracellular catalytic domain type 1 short-chain-length polyhydroxyalkanoate depolymerase; the encoded protein is MHGRGIRRLGWFTHVPWFRVAALAIAATAGCGPLGAEAPDTVVPQVEQVEQGLTQVTGFGSNPGNLQMFRQVPAGVPANAPLVVVLHGCTQNAAGVEPGGWTAASNVYKFYVVYAQQPSSNNPTSCFNWFEPGDIARGAGEALSIKQMVDAMKAAYSIDPARVFVTGFSAGGFMVPAMLATYPDVFAAGAINSGGPYRCANSMTEGFSCMSPGISKTPAAWADLVRNAYPGYTGPRPRVSIWHGTNDFTVRPANLTESMKQWTQVHGIDQTPDTTDTVGGFPHKVYRDSAGTALVETYELTGMGHAVPVDPQYSFPGSSTACGATGAYQSDVNLCGVYHQALFFGLTETSTPPDDTTAPTVNVTAPVSGATVSGTVTVTASASDNVGVARVDFYVDGNLVGTASTAPHVFSWNTTTVANGSHVLGARAFDAAGNSALDADTSVTVSNGGTTPTTVSFTSIAAEDGYVKANADGSAAELGTLTGLALGRGVDGKHNRPLLSFDTSSLPDTASITQAFLTLSYSSGSGDPWASPAGNTLVIDVATGTFNAAATETGDWGASATASAVAGVAKFTSGTIRSTDFAGAGASAVNTRGRTQLRLRFAQNPAATAYLFVKDGANATLTVVYSP
- a CDS encoding tetratricopeptide repeat protein, whose translation is MSTGRVMGLAARVALLAVWGCVLGVSCVKRPVDYAREQARTLAPAKLESSSQPSTGPVRKIRVRVYADSDYREQVVRWRSSVVSQLQRASSVMQGQLGVVFELESTREWAHRGVEGELEGSLTALELRDPGEDVDLVVGFVSALKLFSSAQHELGMARLFGRHCVLREMGNAEEVRAIMEGLIHLPQDERQTLYEERKMHKETSIFLHEWAHTLGAFHVRNSHWMMFPSYAPSQSAFTPQTLALLKTSLRHASAGRRDDAAARAWATELGALLASTSSPDWEGPEKEAVVEWLAKVREGKAPLVVHQPQAPLPPEDRRRLDEILALEKAGRVEVAAQQMEPLARRYPEDFFVQRVACYLDTRVAPKLPATREKCEAVAEKFPSEPAPLFFLASLALQQGQHLEAQGQLVRARQRMEANPGTPPEVWGDLAAFFKETSSVTWAEQATQKAGNDSRTEQLRTWARQARRWKALPVDASVSGVAVEREGEFIRAAKDVEDSLDKGSATKVQARLTWLRREFPRAAVLHVLDCEGHLRAGRTGPAKAACRQAVAAYEEAVQAHFILGWLASESGPREEARTHLERVVALEPLHKQAWQLLAEQYRAVGMAEALKTLQGRYREQFAQELR